CAATAAGCATACTCTGGATCTATTTTTCTTCATTATTTAGTTTTTTGATATTCAATTGTTTCCTACgagattttgaaaattttgctaAAAGATGCATCCTATGAAACTTACACATATAGCGGCCTCCTTTTTATATCATTATCAAGAATCTTGTTCCTGTAAAGGTTATTTTTCAAGGTTTGTTAATTAAATTCTTATGTTCAAACAGGAAGAAGCCATGCTTCAATGGAAGTGTCTAGAACATTTTCTGGAATCACAAATTTGTTGTTCAACCGAAGGTATGCTTTCTATTTGTTGGCATTAAATACCATAGTCTGTTCCCTCTACGGATGCATATTTCATCCTTTTATTGCCTGCTGTATCTCCGTTGACACATACTCtgaattttcattcttttgGATTTGGGTTTAAAGAATTTGTGCTTTGACTTCCTGTGACCTTACAAGTAAAGTGGCTCTTCGACCAATAATACACTACAGTAAGGAGGACTGGGCTAATCGTGGTGGTGAAAGCCATTGAAAGATAGAGGAATAATattaagagaaaaagaaaaaaggagCTCTATACCTATCTCAAACCAGCAACGAGCCTTTATCTAATTGCAAGTTGATGTTTAACATGCTGGCTTTTAAATACTTTCCATCCCTATAAAATATCTACATTTTGCTTGAACTATTTCTTATTAGatgattaaaataatatatcacTTCTTACTTCTAGATAAATCCATTAATTGGATATATAAACCCAAGAAGAACGTAGAGTAGCGAGTTTTAATGCTATTTTCTGCTCTAGAAGATGGATATAGATTACAGGGACCTCATTCCTTTCGACTCTTTTTTTAAACAGATAACAGGGTTTTCTAATTGTTAACGTTGTATGTTATTTTTGAGTGGCTTAAGTGATCATTGAACAaaagatttatgatttatttgcaTCCTTGACATTGGTCTCAGATGGCATCCATTTTTGCATCTGTTTGCACACACGTGGCTGATGTTTTTTCACTTCTCCTGGCAGAAGTACAGAAGAATCCAGGAATAGCACACGGAAACGTTTAAAGCCTGGGAAAGTTTCTCCTAGACGGCCAGTCCCTGAGCACATACAAACACCTCCATATGTTAAATCTAAGAAACCACCTGGCATTGCAAGTGGTCCTGAAGTGCATGACGAGAAAGGCATAGAGTGCATGAGAGCTTCGGGAAGGCTTGCTGCCCAGGTTCTTCAGTATGCTGGAACTTTAGTGAAGGTGGATTTTTGATAAGTTTTCGTATAAATATTAGTGTTGTTTGTGTTATCGTGCGTGTTTGTTTGTTTGAGCTGATACATTATATTCATGCACAGATGCATAGATTTGAACTTATGCATCAAATTGTATTTTCAAAATTGTATTGTACTTATCCCGGCAGTCAGGCATCACAACAGATGAAATTGACTTAGCAGTTCATCAAATGATCATTGACAATGGAGCTTATCCCTCTCCTCTTGGTTATGGTGGCTTTCCAAAGAGTGTCTGCACATCCATAAATGAATGCATTTGCCATGGAATCCCAGATTCACGTGCACTTGAGGTTTGTAATACTTGGTCTTTTTTATAACATCATAGTTTCTTTCATGATTTCCATTTAAAAATCACCGTGTTATATTGTCTTTTCAGGATGGTGACATTATCAACATTGATGTTACAGTGTATCTTAATGTAAGCAGTTCTTTGTTTAACAATATTTCAATTTGTTCTCATATGTGGCCTCTCTTCTAAGGAGTATCCTTGCTTCTGAAAAAACTGTTTCCATTGATATATGTCTCTCAATGGCAAACTGAATTCctagtatgttttgaaattgaagattgtgaTAGTTTGTGAATGATATATTATTTGCTGTTTGAGAAATTTAGACTAAAATGATAACTTTTGTCTGTAACAAGTAGTTATATAATTCATGCCATGTTCTATGTACTACTAATAGTCTAATATTGCATTAATAAAAGGATGACTTTTGCAATATTGAGGTGATTGATCAAAATGAATAATTACTTTAATCGTCCTTTGCAGATCAGTTTTATTATTTGATAAAAAACGCTCTTTTGCCGTCCTTCGAAGTTTTCCTTGACCTTTGAATTGTTTTCGTTCATCGTTACAGTATGTGAGCCACATATGTTTTGTCATGCAAATAGTTTTCTGCAAGTTTTTTATGAACAACTTATATGTAGCTCATTCTGTAAATTCCTTAATTTCTCTGTGGAGTTTTACTACATTTTTCACTCAACCTACCATGATTTTCAGGGTTATCACGGTGATACATCTGCAACGTTTTTTGTTGGAGAGGTTGAGGAGAATGCCAGGAACTTGATAAAGGTATTGTTTCTGATAGGACTTATTTCATTCATTTTTTATATTGTTGAAAGGacctttaatttaattatatactCCGATAGGCTATTTATGATGATAAGTTAATAGTGCATTATGATAATTCAACGGTTTGCtatgattttaaaattctcCATCCTTTTCTCTTTTCAAAGAGTCATTTTTATCTTCCCTAGGTAACTAAAGAATGTCTCGACAAAGCAATATCGATATGTGCACCAGGAGTGGAACTTAACAAAATTGGCAAGACAATACAGTAAGGCATTTGCTGAAGTCCCTTTCCCCTCACGTATTTACAGTGGCTGTAATTTTTACATTTATATGATCAGTACCATTATCTATATTGTTGATAGGTGAAAAACATAAGTTGCATTTTTGTATACTGTGCACATGTATATGCATTTAACTGATGTCTATATTGAATATTGTAGCAGTTGTGTGACCATCTTTGTCTATCTGGAACATATCACTTCAATTTGTTACCAATGAGTTTTTGCCATAACATAGCCTAAACATTAATGTTATCCTCAAAGTGACCATGCAGATAAGCACCGTTATGGGGTTGTCGAGCAGTTCGTTGGTCACGGAGTTGGACGGGCTTTTCACAGTGATCCTGTAGTCCTTCATTACAGTAATTCCACAACCTATACCCATTTCAGTTTTTATCATATTTCCAATCCTGTTAATATGATTTTAACATGCAAATAATTGAGGGACTTATGAAACCTCTTTTACAGAAGTGTACTGATCATTTACTAGGCTAAACAGACATATTGTTTTGCTAGGGAATAATGAACGTGGAAAGATGGAGCTAAACCAAACTTTCACCATTGGTAATTTTTTTTCTAGTCAGCCATTTATAAATCAAGATCAATACATGCATTGATTCTCTCGCCTCCTGTCAAATATGGGAATATCAAATACTGCATTCAAGTAAAATCACCcgtaatttaacatataattgtATCATGTCCGTTCTCAGAACCAATGCTGACGATTGGAAGCATCCATCCGAAAATGTGGAACGACAATTGGACCGTCATCACAGAGGACGGTAGCCTTTCTGCTCAATTTGAACACACCATCTtaataaccaaagatggagcTGAGATACTCACCAAGTGTTAACTACTAGTTATGGTCGTGAAACGGAAGCTCCGCACAGGTGAATACAGAATCCGAAACATTATTCATTTATGTGTGTGAAATTGCTTTCTTATGTTTCTCGGAGAAAGCATTATAACATTCCTGGAAAGCAATGAAGCCACAATGGTAATTGTATTATATTGCACTTTGAATCTGTTACTCGTGTTCATCTCGACTGACCCGGCCAATGTATTTTACTAACTTAAATTTGTATTATTCAATATTCGCATGTGATCGTACAGtgaaatcaatatatttttaactatttttttatatttatataatttgttCGAATAATTTTTGTGTTTAATTTCTTTTCattaagtttattttttttgtttcatattttaaattaaatataaatatttgttttttttgttgttgttttaaGGTCAAATTTATAGTTTGATTTAATGATGGTatttttgtcaaaaagaaaTTGATGAAATCGCTAAAGACTTCACGCTTAATAAATGGtatagataatttttttttataattttattatttaatcatgatagttcGTATAATTAACATTAACTTTTATACACTCAAGATCTTTTGATATTGAGTGTAATTTTCATCCATGGAGTCAGTGACGGAGCCAGGAATCTGACATTACTCgggctagaattttaaactataacatattttaatattttaaattgatctacccgtgctaatatcaaatttatccaaaattatacaaaaaattacatataaatttttttaaaaagttttggACCATCTGAGCTAAAGCTCGGGTACAAGAGGTTGTAGCTCCGCCTTTGCATGGAGGTATGCCTTCAAATCAGATATGTTATTCCATAAATGACGCCCGATAAATAATAGAATGCAAACCACACAATGTCCAAATCATGACAAAAagttgtgtgagacggtctcacaggtcgtattttgtgagacgaatattttatcctggtcatccatgaaaaaatattacttttatgctaagagtattatttattattgtgaatatcggtagggttgatccgtctcacaaataaagattcgtgaaatcgtctcacaaaagatctattttcaaatcatatttttGCAGCAAAGATTGGATACCTCTTTGCTTGACAAACCCCAAATATTCGTTTAGAAACAGAGGTGATTGGGGCCGACGTCCCTATGTTTCAACTTCTTTTTGGACACCGAACTTTTCGAACCTGCAATTGGTTCTCTGGTTGGATCAACCTGCCCGTATTATTCAGTGACATCATCGTTAGCCGCACATCCGGATGATGTACTGGCAAGAAGTCAGAGCCCCTTAAAACAagtaacaattttaaaaatacaaaagaaagaaaaagagataATGTCAAGTTTCAAATTATCATACTAAAAACTAttaatcataaaaaatattctGTAAACAACGAACTGGTACatattaatctttaattaattgttgtttttttttatttaaagcacTAAGCTTGAATTAGCTTATCATGGCTCCGTTAGCTTTTGAAAAGTCAATAAATagaccaatgtaaatatatgtAAAAGTAAGTTCTCATTTTTCATTTCGAGTTATCTTGTTTTGTCACAAGACTTTATCTGATAGATCTTTTACTTGAGCATTTGGAGGATTTTTATCGGATAACTTTCAACATATTTAACATTTGTTCGTGATGCAGTTGAATGAATACCTATAATTTTTGTTTCGGGTCAATTCGAATTAATTATTACACATATATTTCAAATGGAGTAATGTCGTTTATTTGACTACATCAATGTGATATGAAGATTGTGAGGTTGATAAATACCTCTAGAGAGTTGCAGTTTCTAAATTTAACTAGAATAAAAGTAAGATTAACATAATCTCGAGAAGGTAAATTATATATACTAGTTATTCTGCACATGCgatgcgtgtgtacaattttttttatcatcattgatcgactaaagtgaaatttgacaaattatggagggactaaattgatatttgaatgattgaaataaaaaaaataaaaataaaagtgtgtgttgaaataaaaaaacaaaaaacaaaagtgtaatattagcaTCATAtgagggtaaaattggaaaaaaaattggtgTCCTTTCTAGGTAGTTGTTATCATGTCTTCACACTTAATAGAACATaagtatagatatatatataaaaagtaatttttgaaaaataatatataaattttttaaaataaaattatttaaccaCTATCAGCTCGTTTGGCCGTCGTTGGAAAGACGTGGCGCTTCCTACAACCTTTAGATTCCACCGGTAACTATGGTTAACCGCCCTCTCCAGCAGCCACCACTCCATTAAAGATCTCAAATTATTATTCAACAAAGAATAACGATAGCATTCATTATTTAACTTCCAGAAGATTCAGCGCAATCAGACAAGATTCAAACATCCATGGATTCGATTCCTGTGAATTGGGAAGCTTTGGACTCTCTCCTTACTGACTTCGCTAAATCCGAGCAATTGATCGAGGACTCCTCGCCTCCTGTCGCCGCCCACGCCATCGTCTTCGTCGTACAGGTGGCGGGTGATGATTCGCCAGATCAGACATTTGTTAGAATCCGGAGATGTCGACTCTGCCATCGATCTTCTGCAGTCTCACTCACCGGACGTGCTCAACGATCACCGCCTCCTCTTCCGTCTGCAGAAGCAGGTATGTGATTTCCGTGGATTGGATTTTGCTATTTCTTTTTGGGGCAAGCAAATTTAAGTTTAATGGTGTATTTATGCTTCGTTATTGATTGTTGGCCTGCAGAGATTTATCGAGTTATTAAGGAGAGGAACTGCTGAAGATCACGATTCTGCCATTAAGTGCATCCGGACGTCCCTTGCTCCGTGTGCCCTGGATGCCTACCCGGTAAGATTCTACATACGTATATTTTTATGCGTGGATCGGGTGGGAATCGACCTAATAAGCTCTGGCGAAGAGAGACAAGTGCCAACTGAGCTTACAGTGCTTGGCAAGATATTGTTgtgattcaatttgagttttttGATCTAATTAGGAATTGCATCACTAATATCATTTTGACATTGAGGGAAGCAGAAATAAACTTTTTCCTCGTTTAAAAAAATGCTATTGGGCGTATTCATCGTGCTTTGCTTTTTTGATACATTTTCGTTCCTTATAATTGAGGTGTTAGTGGATTTTGAATATTCACCGTGTTTGCACGAATCACTGATACATTGTCGATTCTAATGAAAGGAAGCATACGAGGATTTTAAGCATGTGCTTTTGGCCTTAATTTATGACCAAGACGATCAGACGTCTCCAGTGGCGAATGAGGTAAGTGGTAATCTTGTTTACTTCGGAGGCTTATAGCTGAATGTTCTTGTCATTCACATTAAAGGAACTGCAGTGATTTAAATGTCTTTTTAAGCCATGAAATTATGCTGCAAGGATTTTAGAACTAGTTTTTAGCGTGCAGTGATTTGAATGTCATTTTAAGCCATTGATTTATGCTGCAaggattttagaaaaaaaattaatgatgcGATCGTTTTAAGCATGGAATGAAATGCCATGGCTATAAAGCTACATTAACTACAATCCTGTCGGGCCGGGGGTGAGGGGCGCCTAAGGTGAGCGATTTCACCTTTTGGAGCTATAAAGCTACATTAACTTCTCAAAAATGGGAAACGTTACTTGCTCTCTTCTTATTCTATCACGTGCAAGGAATTCTTGATGTATAAATTATATCTGCATTCTTCACAAGCAATGATAGTAGACAAACTTATGAGCTTTATAACAATCCTAGACCCCTCTGATCAATTCTTTTCTTAAATTCCGTAAATAAATAAGTAATCAAGTCGCAGGTGAGTAAAGTGAGAGGAAAAGTCTTGACAACAATTAGTATCAGTTGGTGGAAGAAGCTGGAGTTTGCG
The sequence above is a segment of the Primulina tabacum isolate GXHZ01 chromosome 6, ASM2559414v2, whole genome shotgun sequence genome. Coding sequences within it:
- the LOC142549702 gene encoding methionine aminopeptidase 1D, chloroplastic/mitochondrial — encoded protein: MMLSRIAAICAISNDTDLGKETSRRHPADRGEKRGGMVAGTPIRFQPRLFSTFLGDRRHLPWIYAASVHRLLRFNPGRSHASMEVSRTFSGITNLLFNRRSTEESRNSTRKRLKPGKVSPRRPVPEHIQTPPYVKSKKPPGIASGPEVHDEKGIECMRASGRLAAQVLQYAGTLVKSGITTDEIDLAVHQMIIDNGAYPSPLGYGGFPKSVCTSINECICHGIPDSRALEDGDIINIDVTVYLNGYHGDTSATFFVGEVEENARNLIKVTKECLDKAISICAPGVELNKIGKTIHDHADKHRYGVVEQFVGHGVGRAFHSDPVVLHYRNNERGKMELNQTFTIEPMLTIGSIHPKMWNDNWTVITEDGSLSAQFEHTILITKDGAEILTKC